Below is a window of Scylla paramamosain isolate STU-SP2022 chromosome 14, ASM3559412v1, whole genome shotgun sequence DNA.
TTCCATGCCTTGCAAGTTTCTTGCTAACATACTGTGACATATTGTATTGGGACTCTCCTCAAACAAGTACAGTCCACTTCAAGACAAGACTAACAGCACAACTTCATATCATGCCTATTACAGGAGGTTTTCATCCTGCACAATAATATTTATACACTGTGTGTAAATGGCTGTACACAATGAATATCATGTAGAATTCATAGCCAAAATAATGCAACATTTATATTCATTGTGCATGGCAAGAGAAATGCAGAAGGTCCATGTATAATCCATATTCTATACAATAAGTTATTTACAAAACTGTTGATCACatttaaatcacaaaaaaaaattattgtgtcAACTAGTAACGAGACCTGTTAAACAGCACTGAGAAGTTGGCCAGCAGCCATGCCGGGTACTAaaaattatgtttttgtttgtgtgtagaTTATAATATATGCCATAGTGATATTGTGTATTATGCCTTGTATTCATCATGTTCAGATTATTGTTGTGTTGCACTTAGCAATCTGGTTAAGGGGaaaatgattttttatttttttccagaacACTGTTCACAAGTGGTGGACATTAATTTTGTGTTGCATCTTAGCATTATCTTGGTGCTGTAGTTGCATTAGTATATTGTGGCCATGTTAGGTAGAACATGGAGTTGTATTTTTGCTGTGTGATATGATTTTTTGCTTCTGAATGGTCCATTAAGGGGGTTTGTTGGTAATGTTTGTGCATGATGCTCTTGCATATATTGTCACTGAACTAACTGGGATTATAACCAGGCAACTAATCACAAAGGAGGGCTTTACAccaatgctgagagagagagagagagagagagagagagagagagagagagagagagagagagagagagagagagagagagagagagagagagagagatgaattatgTGGGTGACTGGTTAATCAGTGTATAGGCTGTATTAAAGTATGATATTCACAATCTGAGATTGTTATCATAAAGTAGTGTTATGTTATACAATCTGCACAGTGTATCCAGCCTTCATACTAGTATATTGAATTTTCTCAATCTTTTCCAAGAAGACCAGTAAGCTAGAAAAGGTAAATGCTCAGGTCATGCACTGTGTTGAATGTATTGTTGGTTCTTATTTGTAATCTGAGTCTTTGGAAAAGTAACTTGGACATGAGATATGAAGTTCCCCAAATTACTATGATAGGTGCAATTTTCAGCTGTTACCCAAGATAAAGTACATGCTAACCATCTAACCTCTATGGGTATGTAACAAGATGACTTGGCAGTATGTTCATTATCCTCATCAAGATTTTGATGCCAGGTTTGTTATGTCAACAGAACCACATTCAGCAAAGCTAATCATCTTATCACTATGACAGCTGCTATTATTCTCAGTTAATGGCCACTGGTGAATCAGTAATCATTTACATTGTTCATTAATCAGCATATCCATAAATGCAAAACCATGATTGTCCCCTaccactcaaaacacttgtagGCTGCTTGATACTCATTCATAAATGAGGTGTCACATTTCCTTGGCACTGCTACCACAAAGGTAAGGGAGGGACTGCAAAAAAATATTGGcagtgggttttttttctgGTCCTGAAGTTATAGTCATGCTGAAGCATGTTCTCTAGCACACATGACAAACATCATCCATACAGACtgtaaatgaaatataaaaattaaatgtGCTACACATTTATTGTGATTAACAATATTGTGCTTTGCTGTATGGGTCAATCTCATAACTGAAATATAAACGTTTACCCTTCAATCTGAAAGGCACTTATCTTTGCTCTACATGGTGTGCACAGAGATGACTTTGAAAGTCATGCCTGATGATTGGTCTCAGGAGAAAAtaattaccttaccttacttgtAAGTTAtaattatttgtctttctaAGTATACATTAAAGCCTATATGTAGTCACGACAACTTGACAGCTAACTACAGTTATCTGATTACTATAATTGAGCCCCCAAGAACCTGTATGTATAGGTACTTATGAGGGTTGATTCTTTCAttatccaatatatatataagttttcAGAAAATCTATGTTTTAATTCTAACTTTTATAATGTAAATAATTAATTTGAACATCTTTTACAACGACTAGGGGTTGTTAGTCTTCAGTATGGTTAAGTGAAGCATGATATATAAAGGAAAGCCTTTCTGACAATACACACAAAATGGAAGAATGTTTCCCTCTGTGccttgtactgtgtgtgtggagttgGATTCAGTTGTCCAGGATCAGTCATAATTTAACATTATTTATATGAAAATCATTAATCATTTATAAGTCAATAGCTATACTTCAATTGTGTGCATTTGAATTATAGGTTTTACAAATCTGTAACATAGTAAACATCAAGAGATCTTCATATTGAGATGTACAGTAAACCTAATTTCTcagtgataaaataataaattttaTTCTTGGCAGTCCTTCTACTCTTCTCAAACTCAGAAGCAGGAGAGGGCTGGGGACTGGGCCGGCAGGTTCCTGGCAGCTCCCGGCTGAGAGCGAACATTGTGGGGGGTTGGGGAAAGACCTCACAAGAAACCTATGGGTTGCGTTTGAGGACGGAACCAGTGAAGGCTGTGTGGGGATGCGAGTCCTTCCAGTCACGGTACAGGTAGAAGGATCCAACTGCATAGGTCAGCATATTGAACACACCAAAGACCTGCAGAAAGTTTTCTtgtaagtgaaaataaagtagTACATAATGAACCTTAAATGCTGTTTTTAAGTGCCTCATAAGATCTAAGCTTTTCCTGTGCCCTGAATGGTAGATTCTGAAGATATACCATAATTGTTGTAAAAGATTTGCTGGCTTTTGTGGCATAAACATACAATATAACCTGATACCTATATATGATATGTAACTGATATCTACTCTGTAGTATTCTGATAGGAATCTGTTTCTTTGATGTCAATCCTGTAGGTTATTACCACTTGCTGCATGAATGACTGCAACATTAATAACCACAGCAAGATAGTTTGTTGTAAGGATACCACTGAGTGCTTGGCCTGATGCACATAGGTCCCAATGTAATCTTACATCTTGCAATTAAtctggcagaaaaaaaaaaaatttccctgAAGAATATATACATTAAAAACTTTAAGGTATATTATTTATAGCATCTTATGAGGCAAGTTTGTTAAGACATGGTTCAAATGTAAAGAAATCTTTCAAAATAGAAAATGATTTGTCCAAAATCATACTCAGATATTTTGATCTACTACAGTATGTCaaactgttttatttttatatggaTATCACTGTTTTCAGAGTATAATGCTTATTAGTGAGTTATACTATACTAGTGAGTTTTGTTGTAAGGTAAAATTATTTTAAAAACTTTAGTTCATGACATTACAGAAAATTTAAAATGTATTATATGGGAGCTATAACAAAATCAATTTGGTTGTTCATGGGTGGAATGTTTTCATATTACGTAATCTGCTTTGTAAGAGACAAACCTGTATTTATGATTACACTGCATACATTTCCAAATAAAATATCAGCCTAGATTTGTAAGGTAGTAAGTACCACAACTTGATTTTGATGGGTATTCTACCTAATTTTAAGCCAATTAGAAGTATCTCTCTCCTTGGGTaaattcttttttcattattcagttattttatctgttttgcTCAATATGAGATGAatttgaagagagagatgaagtaaaTATCTTAATGTTTGTGGGAAATTGAACTGAGTAATGATGCATAGTAAATAGAGGTTTGTTTGCTGCTGCCAGCttagaaaaaatattgataagtaCTTTGATGTGATACATAACTGTAGTTTCTTAAGCTTTTCCCAGTAAGAAGTAAAATTTACATTGGCAAAGATGTGTATTTGGTTTGATGAGATAATCAAAATAATCTCATAAGTAAAAAAGTTATAAGAATAATCTCAAATGTTCTGACATTGGTAGTAGGAGTAATAAGTAATAAGGTCATCATTCAAATTCTTCTGAATTGATTTTAAGCATTTTATGTACATAATTGTACTTACCTTCAGGTACCCTTtttattcacttcttttctGGATTAGTTTCTTTAGAGTAAGTCTAAAGAAATGCCCTGATGGTCTGGTGTACATAGTGAATATGTTTGTCTAGCGTTAAGTCATTGAGGCGTCCTGGGTTATAAGGGCTAGAGGCACTTTGTGTAGACTACATTTGTAGTCAGTCAGTTGCATTAATGTGCTCTGGCTAACCACACTAATGAGCAAATTCAAGTTAATTATTGATGATATACAATGATGTTAATCTATGTTATTTAACTGAGGGCAGGATTCCAATTTTGGTCAGTAGGGTGAAATGAAAAGGGTGGAAGGGTCGAGGGGAGGGTGGCTGGCTTACCCCTGCTGTGATGTTTCTGTCTGCAGCTAGCTCGATACTGCAGAACTGCACAATGACGGCAATGAGATAGAGCAGAGTGGTAATGGCGGTATTGAGCAGCTCCTGAAAGAGAAATGCGTCCTTCGTAGCGGCAACAGGGTGTGTGGGTCCAAGGGGAATGGGTGGGGGGGTCAGTCAATCTGGGAGGTTTGGCCCTCGTACCATGGTTTGAAATTTTGAAGCATCTCCATTCAcatgtggaaggagagaaggaaaaaacatcCCATTCTGGATGCATGAAAGCCTAGGCAcaaggtcagtcagtcagtagcgAGGCGGGTTGGTTGAGTCCACTGCTGCTGGAAGATCAGGTCTTTGTGAAAGAGGAGACATGATCAACCGCCTGTACTCACCCCTGACATCAGGTAGAAGGGTTTTAGCCGTCTTGGTGGTCGGGGTTTTGTAACAGTGCTGATTAACTGGACAATGCTAGCTATTATGTAAAGCACGGCAAAGGTAGCTGTTAGAATGAACTCCTGCAAGCAAGAGGGAAGGAACAATTAGCACACAAATTGCAATCAGGAATTAACGTCAAGCACTTGCTTACA
It encodes the following:
- the LOC135106782 gene encoding uncharacterized protein LOC135106782 isoform X1; translation: MMAETHSKTQTSTTTITTTATPTYAPPQKSGISLCLQYFKTGPGIVKLVELLFGIICMACAAPAWTKGTHWFLFVVVTAFVSTSLWCFIYLLNLKSAINLPIDWLLTEFILTATFAVLYIIASIVQLISTVTKPRPPRRLKPFYLMSGELLNTAITTLLYLIAVIVQFCSIELAADRNITAGVFGVFNMLTYAVGSFYLYRDWKDSHPHTAFTGSVLKRNP